The Candidatus Poribacteria bacterium genomic sequence GTAGCGACGCTTGCAAGCTAAAACTTGCTATACTAAAGTAGACAATTTGTAGAGGAGAAGGTATGGTTGAAGAAAGACGGATTCTCTACGAGCATCTGGATGTACCTGATATTAACACGTTCGATGTCTTTCGGCAATATGACGGCTACACCCGTTTTGAGAAAGCAATTGCGGAATATCAACCTGAAGAGATCGCTAAAATGGTGTTGGATTCAGGCTTGAAAGGCAGAGGCGGTGCCGGTTTTTCTACTGGGGAAAAATGGAGTTTTGTCCCAAGGGATATAAAGCCCTGCTACCTCTGTTGCAACGCCGATGAAAGCGAACCAGGGACATTCAGTAACCGTTACGTCTTGGAGAAAAATCCACACCTATTGATTGAAGGTATCCTGATCTGCTGCTATGCGATGGGCATTGAGACAACTTACGTCTACATTCGGGGTGAATTTACGCTCGGTAAAAAGATGTTGGATGCTGCCATCAAGGAGGCTTATGAAAAAGGTTACCTCGGCAAAAATATTCGTGGCACGGGACTCAACATTGACATCTATACACACCCGGGAGCCGGTGCCTATATCTGTGGCGAGGAGACGGGATTAATTGAATCGCTTGAGGGCAAACGCGGACAGCCTCGAAACAAACCGCCGTTCCCTGCTGTCGAAGGTGTGTTCAGAAAACCCACCGTCGTGCAGAATGTTGAGACGTTATGCAACCTACCTTTCATTATCGGTAATGGTGTTGAATGGTACACACAGATGGGCCCGACGTATGCCGATACGCGGTTTGATCCACCGAAACCTGATGCCAATACCGGCACAAAACTCTATTGCATTAGTGGTGATGTCAATGAACCGGGTGTTTATGAACTTGATCTCGGCTTGACGTGTACAGAACTCATTGAGGTTGCAGGTGGTTTACGTGGCGAAGAGGTGAAAGCCGTCATCCCGGGTGGCAGTTCCGCACCGATTTTGACGCACTATGAGTTAGACACGCGGCTCGATTTTACCTCACTTACACTCGCCAAGTCGATGCTCGGTTCCGGTGGTATCATCGTCATGAACGAGACCCGCAATATCGTGGATTGTTTGCTCAACATCATGAAGTTCTATGCCCATGAATCGTGCGGACAGTGCACGCCGTGCCGTTGGGGTACACCGTGGGTGCGCGATATTGTTCAACGGATTGCCGATGGAAACGGACGAAAAGACACTATCACACGACCCAAATTCGGTGTCGCTGAAGGCGGCAGATGGGGCGATACCGGCGAAACGGAAGAGATTTACGAAGACTTGGATCTGCTGGAGAGTGTCGCCAATAACATTGCGAATGTGGACACGATGACATGGAATACGATATGTGTCTTTGGCATTGCTGTCTCGTGGCCAGCCGTGAGTTATATGCGCAAATTCCGGCCCGAATTTGAAGCCGCCATTCGTGAAAGTAAACTTGTTACCTTGCCTGTTGCCGAGGCGACAGTCCCACCGGAGGAAAACTACGCATATCAGCAGCGGTTTGTTCCAAAAGAGTTCGCTGACCTATAGGGCATAACTGGCGATAGCCGAAAGGAACACCTATGATGAAAACCTTGTTTTTTGCCATTGTGGGCCTTTTATGCCTGAGCACTGTCACTACCGCCGAACTGAGTGTTGAGGGTTTAGAGAAGATCCGGCAAATTGTTAACGAAGCCGAGGTGCGTTTAGAAAAGCGCATCACTGAACGCTTCACAGAGCAGAGCAAAAGGTTAGACTTTCTGGGAACATTGGTAATAACACTCATCGGCGCGCTTATAGCCTTTGTAGGTGTCCCATTAGCCCTCATTGCGTATCAGCAGAACAGACGCACACAACAAGAGGATACCATAAAGCACAAGCCATAGAGATCCAGGTATTGCGCGAGAAAATTGAGACACTTGAAAAATTGTTAAGTTGACGTAAGCGTAATTTCCCTGGTAGGAATACATTGGAGTAAATTTATGGCACTAATTAAATTGAATGACCTTGAGATAGAGGTTGAAGATGGAACGAATGTAGTCGAGGCAGCAAGGCAACACGGCATTGAGGTGCCTCACTACTGTTATCACCCTGGATTGACCCGTCCTGCGAATTGTAGGATGTGCCTCGTTGAACCACACGAATTCTTTCCACCTGCTGGCGCGATTGTTCCGGCACGACAACTCGCGACAGGATGCACAATGGTGCTGAGAACAGCACCTCCCGAAAGGAAACTTGACGGAAAGTACGACTCCATTGTCTATACAGATAGTCCGCGCGTCAAAAAGGCACGCGAGGACATACTGGAATTTCTGCTCGTGCATCATCCACTTGACTGTC encodes the following:
- the nuoF gene encoding NADH-quinone oxidoreductase subunit NuoF; translation: MVEERRILYEHLDVPDINTFDVFRQYDGYTRFEKAIAEYQPEEIAKMVLDSGLKGRGGAGFSTGEKWSFVPRDIKPCYLCCNADESEPGTFSNRYVLEKNPHLLIEGILICCYAMGIETTYVYIRGEFTLGKKMLDAAIKEAYEKGYLGKNIRGTGLNIDIYTHPGAGAYICGEETGLIESLEGKRGQPRNKPPFPAVEGVFRKPTVVQNVETLCNLPFIIGNGVEWYTQMGPTYADTRFDPPKPDANTGTKLYCISGDVNEPGVYELDLGLTCTELIEVAGGLRGEEVKAVIPGGSSAPILTHYELDTRLDFTSLTLAKSMLGSGGIIVMNETRNIVDCLLNIMKFYAHESCGQCTPCRWGTPWVRDIVQRIADGNGRKDTITRPKFGVAEGGRWGDTGETEEIYEDLDLLESVANNIANVDTMTWNTICVFGIAVSWPAVSYMRKFRPEFEAAIRESKLVTLPVAEATVPPEENYAYQQRFVPKEFADL